From Bosea sp. NBC_00550, the proteins below share one genomic window:
- a CDS encoding TetR/AcrR family transcriptional regulator has protein sequence MSETSEPTVKTGPRNRRIAGADPDKHRQILDGALQIFTSRGFDAASMNDIAAAANVSKGTLYVYFQDKEHLFVALIQREREAQKRGAIEALNEDSDPVRALGNFGRCIVRMINAELAVSAHRVVIGVAERMPDLGREFYENGPMLGSRLIARYLDRMVAEGKLAIDDTYLAAVQFLDLCQATLTRPRLFNAVRTPPSDEEIRRVVASAIEMFMARYATKPQG, from the coding sequence ATGTCAGAAACCTCTGAACCCACGGTGAAGACGGGCCCGCGCAATCGCCGGATTGCGGGCGCCGATCCGGACAAGCACCGCCAGATTCTCGACGGCGCGTTGCAGATCTTCACCTCGCGCGGCTTCGACGCCGCCAGCATGAACGACATCGCCGCGGCGGCCAATGTTTCGAAGGGCACGCTCTATGTCTACTTCCAGGACAAGGAGCATCTCTTCGTCGCGCTGATCCAGCGCGAGCGCGAGGCGCAGAAGCGCGGCGCGATCGAGGCCCTGAACGAGGATTCCGATCCGGTGCGCGCGCTGGGCAATTTCGGCCGGTGCATCGTGCGCATGATCAATGCCGAGCTGGCGGTCAGCGCGCATCGCGTCGTCATCGGCGTCGCCGAACGCATGCCCGATCTCGGCCGGGAATTTTACGAGAACGGGCCGATGCTCGGCTCCCGGCTCATCGCACGCTATCTCGACCGCATGGTCGCCGAGGGCAAGCTCGCGATCGACGACACCTATCTCGCAGCCGTCCAGTTCCTCGATCTCTGCCAGGCCACGCTGACGCGCCCACGCCTGTTCAACGCGGTCCGCACTCCGCCGAGCGACGAGGAGATCCGGCGCGTCGTCGCCTCGGCGATCGAGATGTTCATGGCGCGCTACGCCACCAAGCCGCAGGGCTGA
- a CDS encoding (2Fe-2S)-binding protein, with translation MIVCSCNVISCRQIKGTIAPDGSGPRTAGEAYDCLGCSPNCGRCAREVRTILAEARAACATQCNSCASREIECAVHVTVERMLEGIEFAEDVAAAA, from the coding sequence GTGATCGTCTGCTCCTGCAACGTTATCTCCTGCCGGCAGATCAAGGGCACCATCGCCCCTGACGGCAGTGGGCCGCGTACGGCTGGCGAGGCTTATGACTGCCTCGGCTGCAGCCCGAACTGCGGACGTTGCGCGCGCGAAGTTCGCACCATCCTGGCCGAGGCACGGGCCGCCTGCGCGACGCAGTGCAACAGCTGCGCCAGCCGCGAGATCGAGTGCGCCGTGCATGTCACGGTCGAGCGCATGCTCGAGGGCATCGAGTTCGCAGAGGACGTGGCGGCGGCTGCCTGA
- a CDS encoding GNAT family N-acetyltransferase, giving the protein MVRSKFAGTKAGAGVIRRLWPTERDLLREHLLRLDPVTRQQRFGTAVNDAFLENYEATTFGVGGLVYAYVEDGIVRGAAELRGLDDIVAQTGEAAFSVESGWRRRGFGTKLFGRLITASRNRGIRTLYMTCLPENVAMRRLAAKFEADLVGGYADVEGVITTAGPTPFTILDEALDNAAGFATIALSIQKNFWPTTLLARAFGA; this is encoded by the coding sequence TTGGTTCGTTCGAAATTCGCTGGCACCAAGGCCGGCGCTGGCGTGATCCGACGGCTATGGCCGACCGAGCGCGATCTGCTGCGGGAACACCTGCTCCGGCTCGATCCGGTGACCCGTCAACAGCGCTTCGGCACGGCGGTCAATGACGCATTCCTCGAGAACTATGAGGCGACGACCTTCGGCGTGGGCGGGCTCGTCTATGCCTATGTCGAGGACGGAATCGTTCGCGGCGCCGCCGAATTGCGTGGCCTCGACGATATCGTGGCGCAGACGGGGGAGGCCGCTTTCAGCGTCGAGAGCGGCTGGCGCCGTCGCGGCTTCGGCACGAAGCTGTTCGGGCGCCTGATCACGGCATCGCGCAACCGCGGCATCCGCACGCTCTACATGACCTGCCTGCCGGAGAATGTCGCCATGCGTCGGCTCGCGGCCAAGTTCGAGGCGGATCTCGTCGGCGGCTATGCCGATGTCGAAGGCGTGATCACGACCGCAGGCCCGACGCCCTTCACGATCCTCGACGAGGCGTTGGACAATGCTGCCGGCTTCGCGACCATCGCCCTGTCGATCCAGAAGAATTTCTGGCCGACAACGCTGCTCGCCCGCGCGTTCGGCGCGTGA
- a CDS encoding AprI/Inh family metalloprotease inhibitor produces MTTMQTATPAALTRVVALLPLLALTACAGSQRFTGPMMNPPSYGQPALSSAPPVSSAPITSEPLPPPGGYPAASAPPPGGGPLPAPQDPFFDPSAGAPPQGQPLPPTGQPEQAPGLRGSNNQVAGLGPSATAPRPAAGRDSMVGGWTAREATGGSCRVQLSSTPTLDLYRASSSGCANKDLQRISAWDYRDGEVYLYQQGGTVAARLRAGSGSALDGAVTKSGAALSLNR; encoded by the coding sequence ATGACGACGATGCAGACCGCCACGCCTGCCGCCCTGACCCGGGTGGTCGCCCTGCTTCCCCTGCTGGCCCTGACGGCCTGTGCCGGTTCGCAGCGTTTCACCGGCCCGATGATGAACCCGCCCTCATACGGCCAGCCCGCCCTGTCCTCGGCCCCGCCCGTCTCTTCGGCGCCGATCACGTCGGAGCCGCTGCCGCCGCCCGGCGGCTATCCGGCGGCATCCGCTCCCCCGCCAGGTGGAGGCCCCCTGCCCGCACCGCAGGACCCGTTCTTCGATCCCAGCGCCGGCGCCCCGCCGCAGGGCCAGCCTTTGCCGCCGACCGGCCAGCCCGAGCAGGCGCCCGGCCTGCGCGGCAGCAACAATCAGGTCGCGGGCCTCGGCCCCAGCGCCACGGCGCCGCGCCCGGCCGCAGGTCGCGACAGCATGGTCGGCGGCTGGACGGCACGCGAGGCGACCGGCGGCTCCTGCCGCGTTCAGCTTTCGAGCACGCCGACGCTGGATCTCTATCGCGCCAGCTCGTCGGGCTGCGCCAACAAGGATCTACAGAGAATCTCGGCGTGGGATTATCGCGACGGCGAGGTCTATCTCTACCAGCAGGGCGGCACCGTAGCGGCACGGCTGCGTGCCGGCAGCGGCAGCGCTCTCGATGGTGCCGTGACCAAATCCGGTGCGGCGCTGTCCCTCAACAGGTAA
- the irrA gene encoding iron response transcriptional regulator IrrA — translation MSVLTNKDQDHKPVAGDHIPWPQKNPASCPISAVKARLRSAGLRPTRQRMALGWLLFAKGDRHVSAEMLYEEAIRAREPLSLATVYNTLRQFSEAGLLRQVSVSGPKTFFDTNVSEHHHFYNEDDETVTDIPGSTIHVSGLPEAPEGMLISSVEVIVRLRRADGEEIETKRVVGHHA, via the coding sequence ATGAGCGTTCTGACGAACAAGGATCAGGATCACAAGCCGGTGGCGGGCGACCACATTCCGTGGCCGCAGAAAAACCCGGCCTCGTGCCCGATCAGCGCCGTGAAGGCCCGTCTGCGCTCGGCCGGCCTGCGCCCGACGCGCCAGCGCATGGCGCTGGGCTGGCTGCTCTTCGCCAAGGGCGACCGCCATGTCAGCGCGGAAATGCTCTATGAGGAGGCGATCCGCGCGCGCGAGCCGCTGTCGCTTGCAACCGTCTACAACACGCTGCGCCAGTTCTCCGAAGCCGGCCTGCTGCGCCAGGTCTCGGTCTCCGGGCCGAAGACCTTCTTCGACACCAACGTGTCGGAGCATCATCATTTCTACAACGAGGACGACGAGACCGTCACCGACATCCCCGGCTCGACCATCCACGTCTCGGGCCTGCCGGAAGCGCCGGAAGGCATGCTGATCTCCTCGGTCGAAGTCATCGTGCGGCTGCGCCGCGCCGATGGCGAGGAGATCGAGACCAAGCGCGTGGTAGGCCATCACGCGTGA
- a CDS encoding cold-shock protein, with translation MFDRRKPPAAQPFVTHENIEAKVKWFDPEKGFGFASPADGSGDVFLHVSAIGPLDQQDLLPGATIVADLGEGRRGLQVVAVHEIDASTATQTTPAPRAFSPRPPRDDFGGGGYGDRDRGGFGGGDRGGYGGGDRGGFGGGDRGPRGGGFHDRDSGPVEGPFDGAVKFFNSDRGFGFIAPDKGGPDVFLHVSSLSRSGLQAPIDGQRVRFSVRAGRKGPEAANVSFI, from the coding sequence ATGTTCGATCGTCGCAAGCCTCCTGCTGCCCAGCCCTTCGTCACGCACGAAAATATCGAAGCCAAGGTCAAGTGGTTCGACCCCGAGAAGGGGTTCGGTTTTGCATCGCCCGCCGATGGGTCGGGCGATGTCTTCCTGCATGTCTCCGCGATCGGCCCGCTCGATCAGCAGGATCTGCTGCCAGGCGCCACCATCGTCGCCGATCTCGGTGAAGGTCGCCGCGGCCTGCAGGTCGTTGCGGTTCACGAGATCGACGCCTCCACCGCAACCCAGACGACACCGGCTCCCCGCGCTTTCTCGCCCCGCCCGCCCCGCGATGATTTCGGTGGCGGCGGCTATGGCGATAGGGATCGTGGCGGCTTCGGCGGCGGCGATCGTGGCGGCTATGGCGGCGGTGATCGCGGCGGCTTCGGCGGCGGCGACCGCGGCCCTCGCGGCGGCGGCTTCCATGATCGCGACAGCGGTCCGGTCGAAGGCCCCTTCGATGGCGCCGTGAAGTTCTTCAACTCGGATCGTGGCTTCGGCTTCATCGCTCCGGACAAGGGCGGCCCGGACGTGTTCCTGCATGTCTCGTCGCTGAGCCGCAGCGGCCTTCAGGCGCCGATCGACGGGCAGCGCGTGCGCTTCTCGGTCCGCGCCGGCCGCAAGGGTCCGGAAGCCGCCAACGTCAGCTTCATCTGA
- the bfr gene encoding bacterioferritin encodes MKGDKKVIEYLNKGLRSELTAINQYWLHYRMLDNWGLKEMAKTWKKESIEEMVHADRFVDRILFLDGFPNLQTLDQLRIGENVKEVIECDLKAEVEARSLYQEAARYCREVGDYPSEDLFKALMKDEEGHIDFLETQLDLIGRIGLELYTQKHIGGLEGDDHSH; translated from the coding sequence ATGAAGGGCGATAAGAAGGTCATCGAATATCTCAACAAGGGGCTGCGCTCGGAGCTCACCGCCATCAACCAGTACTGGCTGCATTACCGGATGCTCGACAATTGGGGGCTGAAGGAAATGGCCAAGACCTGGAAGAAGGAATCGATCGAGGAGATGGTCCATGCCGACCGTTTCGTCGACCGCATCCTCTTCCTCGACGGCTTCCCGAATCTGCAGACGCTCGACCAGCTGCGCATCGGCGAGAACGTCAAGGAAGTGATCGAATGCGACCTCAAGGCCGAGGTCGAAGCGCGCTCGCTCTATCAGGAAGCCGCCCGTTACTGCCGCGAAGTGGGTGATTACCCGTCCGAGGATTTGTTCAAGGCGCTGATGAAGGATGAGGAAGGCCATATCGACTTCCTCGAGACTCAGCTCGACCTGATCGGACGCATCGGCCTCGAACTCTACACCCAGAAGCATATCGGCGGCCTCGAAGGCGACGATCACAGCCACTGA
- a CDS encoding DMT family transporter → MPATPAASLRRDNGLLGIGIMLLATIFLSAGDAASKYLAASVPALHIVWLRYITSAFFLLIIIAWQGRSVSLRTQRPGMHLLRGVGIIGSSILFVSSLKFLPIADATATSFVAPLFVTALSIPLLGEKVGWRRWLATLIGLIGVLIVVRPGGAGFQPASLLPVCSSLSWAFSLIITRLMSGTESPIATVTYSTVFGALLMTLLLPLHWVTPTWEIALVGLFIGAVSTAGHWLVIIAFRFAGASLLAPFSYIQLFWAALFGFFLFATLPDVWTFVGAVIIAGSGLYTAHRERIRAKQVAA, encoded by the coding sequence GTGCCTGCCACACCCGCTGCCTCGCTCCGGCGCGACAACGGCCTGCTCGGCATCGGCATCATGCTGCTCGCCACGATCTTCCTGTCGGCGGGCGATGCGGCGTCGAAATACCTCGCCGCGAGCGTGCCGGCGCTGCACATCGTCTGGCTGCGCTACATCACTTCTGCTTTCTTCCTGCTGATCATCATCGCCTGGCAGGGCCGCTCCGTTTCGCTGCGGACTCAGCGCCCGGGCATGCATCTGCTGCGCGGCGTCGGCATCATCGGTTCGTCGATCCTGTTCGTCTCGTCGCTGAAGTTCCTGCCGATCGCCGATGCGACGGCGACGAGCTTCGTCGCGCCGCTGTTCGTCACCGCGCTGTCGATCCCGCTGCTCGGCGAAAAGGTGGGCTGGCGGCGCTGGCTCGCGACCCTCATCGGCTTGATCGGGGTGCTGATCGTGGTGAGGCCGGGCGGGGCGGGGTTCCAGCCGGCGTCGCTGCTGCCGGTCTGCTCGTCGCTGAGCTGGGCGTTCTCGCTCATCATCACCCGGCTGATGAGCGGCACCGAGAGCCCGATCGCGACGGTGACCTATTCGACGGTCTTCGGCGCGCTGCTGATGACGCTGCTGCTGCCGTTGCACTGGGTCACGCCGACCTGGGAGATCGCACTGGTCGGCCTGTTCATCGGCGCGGTCTCGACGGCGGGGCACTGGTTGGTGATCATCGCCTTCCGCTTCGCCGGCGCGTCGCTGCTGGCGCCGTTCTCCTACATCCAGCTATTCTGGGCGGCGCTGTTCGGCTTCTTCCTGTTCGCGACGCTGCCGGATGTCTGGACCTTCGTCGGCGCCGTGATCATCGCGGGATCCGGCCTCTATACGGCTCATCGCGAGCGCATCCGGGCAAAGCAGGTCGCCGCTTGA
- a CDS encoding RidA family protein has product MKPLNPAAIAPPFARYSHGMEVPPGQRFVFCSGQLGVAADGTVPEDARAQADLCFANIAAILAETGMTLADIVRINAYVTDRAHMKGYMESRDCHVASPPPASTLMIVSGFTRPEFKVEIEVVAAAL; this is encoded by the coding sequence ATGAAGCCGCTCAACCCCGCCGCGATCGCTCCGCCCTTCGCCCGCTACAGTCATGGCATGGAAGTGCCGCCGGGCCAGCGATTCGTCTTCTGCTCGGGGCAGCTGGGCGTCGCCGCAGACGGGACCGTGCCGGAGGACGCGCGGGCGCAGGCTGATCTCTGCTTCGCCAACATCGCCGCGATCCTTGCAGAGACTGGGATGACGCTCGCGGACATCGTGCGGATCAACGCCTATGTCACCGACCGCGCCCATATGAAAGGCTATATGGAATCGCGCGATTGCCACGTCGCCAGCCCGCCGCCGGCCTCGACCCTGATGATCGTCTCGGGCTTCACGCGGCCCGAGTTCAAGGTCGAGATCGAGGTGGTGGCGGCGGCGCTGTAA
- a CDS encoding HlyD family secretion protein: protein MSAETASELRRDRLKLVDAKAETAQPADPATAREAREPQAKDAPPAAEAADNKAKKSPLKRGLLTVAAVAALGAGLWYGIDWWRNGRFIISTDDAYVGAEMATVSAKLAANIATVSVVQNQQVKAGQPLAALDDGDWRIALESARAKTATAQATLARIDSQIEAGRAALVQAQAQQNSTEAAVTRTAADFERANSLAAKSYGSQATLDAATAGRDQAIASLASAKAGVMQAQANIKVLEAQRVEAARQIDELKVAEQKAERDLSFTKIAAPIDGVVANTNLQLGDLVSAGKRLMSIVPLDQIYVDANFKETQVGPLKVGDKASITIDALPGQVFHGTVSGIAGGTGSVFTLLPPDNATGNFTKIVQRVPVRIALDKESTGKHVLRPGMSVVVSIDPRPASQR, encoded by the coding sequence ATGTCTGCTGAAACCGCATCAGAACTGCGCCGCGACCGGCTGAAGCTGGTCGACGCCAAGGCCGAAACCGCCCAGCCAGCCGACCCTGCCACCGCCCGCGAGGCACGCGAGCCGCAGGCCAAGGACGCCCCGCCTGCCGCGGAGGCCGCCGATAACAAGGCCAAGAAGAGCCCGCTGAAGCGCGGCCTCCTGACCGTGGCAGCGGTCGCAGCTCTCGGCGCCGGCCTGTGGTACGGCATCGATTGGTGGCGCAATGGCCGCTTCATCATCTCGACCGACGACGCCTATGTCGGCGCCGAGATGGCGACGGTGTCGGCCAAGCTCGCGGCGAACATCGCGACCGTCTCGGTCGTGCAGAACCAGCAGGTCAAGGCCGGCCAGCCTCTCGCCGCGCTCGACGATGGCGACTGGCGCATCGCGCTCGAAAGCGCCCGCGCCAAGACCGCGACGGCGCAGGCGACGCTCGCGCGCATCGACAGCCAGATCGAAGCCGGGCGCGCGGCGCTGGTGCAGGCGCAGGCGCAGCAGAATTCCACCGAGGCGGCGGTGACCCGCACGGCCGCCGATTTCGAGCGCGCCAACAGCCTCGCCGCCAAGTCCTATGGCTCGCAGGCCACCCTCGACGCCGCGACAGCCGGGCGCGACCAGGCGATCGCGTCGCTGGCGAGCGCGAAGGCCGGCGTCATGCAGGCGCAGGCCAACATCAAGGTGCTGGAGGCGCAGCGCGTCGAAGCGGCCCGCCAGATCGACGAACTCAAGGTCGCCGAGCAGAAGGCGGAGCGCGACCTCTCCTTCACCAAGATCGCCGCGCCGATCGACGGTGTCGTCGCCAACACCAATCTCCAGCTCGGCGACCTCGTCAGCGCCGGCAAGCGGCTGATGTCGATCGTGCCGCTCGACCAGATTTATGTCGACGCGAACTTCAAGGAGACGCAGGTTGGGCCGCTAAAGGTCGGCGACAAGGCGAGCATCACGATCGATGCTCTGCCGGGGCAGGTCTTCCACGGCACGGTCAGCGGCATCGCCGGCGGCACCGGCTCGGTCTTCACGCTGCTGCCACCCGACAACGCGACCGGCAACTTCACCAAGATCGTGCAGCGCGTGCCGGTGCGTATCGCGCTCGACAAGGAATCGACCGGCAAGCATGTGCTGCGGCCGGGCATGTCGGTCGTGGTGTCGATCGATCCGCGCCCCGCCAGCCAGCGCTGA
- a CDS encoding DHA2 family efflux MFS transporter permease subunit, producing the protein MATATMNAPAGAPPAPDAIPMRRIFAFLAMVFGMFMAILDIQIVSASLAEIQAGLSASADEIAWVQTAYLIAEVIMIPLSGYLSRALSTRVFFSIAAAGFTISSVLCAQSTSINEMILWRAVQGFIGGGMIPGVFAAAFTIFPPAKRPIVSPLIGLVATLAPTIGPTIGGYLSHAFSWHWLFLVNVVPGIGVTIAAWTLIDFDKPDHSLIKRFDWLGLAGMAAFLGSLEYVLEEGTRLDWFQSHEIVFFSVVMVFGAVLFFWRALTREDPLVDLYAFRNRNFAFGSLFSFCMGIGLYGLTYLYPVYLGRVRGYDALMIGETMFVTGLSMFLTAPIAGRLSAKLDPRIMMMIGFGGFAVGTWWASFITADWDFHELLVPQILRGCSLMLCMVPINNVALGSLPPQQLKNASGLYNLTRNLGGAVGLAVINTLLNTRTDLHIMRLHEMVVSGRQVAEEALANTIQRFGDYGDAAEKMALALINQRVHKQALIMAFGDVLLGLTVIFASLVVLSVFLRKPPKAAAAGAGGGH; encoded by the coding sequence ATGGCCACCGCGACCATGAACGCGCCGGCGGGAGCGCCGCCGGCCCCGGACGCCATCCCGATGCGCCGCATCTTCGCCTTCCTGGCGATGGTGTTCGGCATGTTCATGGCGATCCTCGACATTCAGATCGTCTCGGCTTCGCTGGCTGAGATCCAGGCCGGCCTGTCGGCCTCTGCCGACGAGATCGCCTGGGTGCAGACGGCCTATCTGATCGCGGAAGTGATCATGATTCCGCTCTCCGGCTATCTCAGCCGGGCGCTGTCGACGCGCGTCTTCTTCTCGATCGCCGCTGCGGGCTTCACCATCTCCAGCGTGCTCTGCGCGCAGTCGACCTCGATCAACGAGATGATCCTGTGGCGCGCCGTGCAGGGCTTCATCGGCGGCGGCATGATTCCCGGCGTCTTCGCCGCGGCCTTCACCATCTTCCCGCCCGCCAAGCGCCCGATCGTCTCGCCGCTGATCGGCCTCGTCGCGACGCTGGCGCCGACGATCGGCCCGACCATCGGCGGCTATCTCAGCCATGCCTTCTCCTGGCACTGGCTGTTCCTCGTCAACGTGGTGCCCGGCATCGGCGTGACGATCGCGGCCTGGACGCTGATCGACTTTGACAAGCCCGACCACAGCCTGATCAAGCGCTTCGACTGGCTGGGCCTCGCCGGCATGGCGGCCTTCCTGGGCAGCCTCGAATATGTGCTGGAGGAGGGGACGCGGCTCGACTGGTTCCAGAGCCACGAGATCGTATTCTTCTCGGTCGTGATGGTCTTCGGCGCGGTGCTGTTCTTCTGGCGGGCGCTGACGCGCGAGGATCCGCTGGTCGATCTCTACGCCTTCAGGAACCGCAACTTCGCCTTCGGCTCGCTGTTCTCCTTCTGCATGGGCATCGGCCTCTACGGCCTGACCTATCTTTATCCGGTCTATCTCGGGCGCGTGCGCGGCTACGACGCGCTGATGATCGGCGAGACGATGTTCGTCACGGGCCTGTCCATGTTCCTGACCGCTCCGATCGCGGGGCGGCTCTCGGCCAAGCTCGATCCGCGCATCATGATGATGATCGGCTTCGGCGGCTTCGCGGTGGGCACCTGGTGGGCCTCGTTCATCACGGCCGACTGGGATTTCCACGAGCTCCTCGTGCCGCAGATCCTGCGCGGCTGCTCGCTGATGCTGTGCATGGTGCCGATCAACAACGTCGCTCTGGGGTCGTTGCCGCCGCAGCAGCTCAAGAACGCCTCGGGCCTCTACAACCTCACGCGCAATCTCGGCGGCGCGGTGGGGCTCGCCGTCATCAACACCTTGCTGAACACCCGCACCGATCTGCACATCATGCGGCTTCACGAGATGGTCGTGTCCGGGCGGCAGGTGGCCGAGGAGGCGCTCGCCAACACCATCCAGCGCTTCGGCGACTATGGCGATGCCGCCGAGAAAATGGCGTTGGCGTTGATCAACCAGCGCGTCCACAAGCAGGCCCTGATCATGGCGTTCGGCGACGTCCTCCTCGGCCTGACGGTGATCTTCGCGAGCCTGGTCGTGCTGTCCGTCTTCCTGCGCAAGCCACCCAAGGCGGCGGCCGCCGGAGCCGGCGGCGGGCACTGA
- the acs gene encoding acetate--CoA ligase codes for MSDTIYDVPAGWSEKAWANDARYQEMYAASIADPETFWGEHGKRIDWFKPYTKVKNTSYEPGKVSIKWYEDGTTNVAHNCIDRHLATRADQTAIIWEGDNPSESKTISYGQLHTEVCKFANVLKANGVQKGDRVTIYLPMIPEAAYAMLACARIGAVHSVVFGGFSPDSLASRIEDSDSKIVITADEGLRGGRAVPLKKNVDSADGKVKGGIGTVIVVKRTGGNVAMKQGRDLWYHEEAAKVSDVCPAAEINAEDPLFLLYTSGSTGKPKGVLHTTAGYLVYTAITHQYVFDYHDGDIYWCTADVGWVTGHSYILYGPLANGATTLMFEGIPTYPSISRFWEVIDKHKVNTFYTAPTAIRSLMGAGEEPVKKTSRASLRLLGSVGEPINPEAWEWYHRVVGDRRCPIVDTWWQTETGGILITPLPGATKLKPGSATRPFFGVKPEIVDAEGKALEGACEGNLVIADSWPGQMRTVYGDHQRFMDTYFATYPNKYFTGDGCRRDADGYYWITGRVDDVINVSGHRMGTAEVESALVAHPSVSEAAVVGYPHDIKGQGIYAYVTLMTGETPSEDLRKELVAYVRNEIGPIASPDLIQFAPGLPKTRSGKIMRRILRKIAEDEFGALGDTSTLADPAVVDDLIENRQNKRKAG; via the coding sequence ATGTCCGATACGATCTACGACGTGCCAGCCGGCTGGTCCGAGAAAGCATGGGCGAACGACGCCCGCTATCAGGAAATGTACGCCGCCTCGATCGCGGACCCAGAGACATTCTGGGGCGAGCACGGCAAGCGGATCGACTGGTTCAAGCCCTACACCAAGGTCAAGAACACCAGCTACGAGCCGGGCAAGGTCTCGATCAAATGGTACGAGGACGGCACCACCAACGTCGCCCATAACTGCATCGACCGCCATCTCGCAACGCGCGCGGACCAGACCGCGATCATCTGGGAAGGCGATAATCCCAGCGAATCGAAGACGATCAGCTACGGCCAGCTCCACACCGAAGTCTGCAAATTCGCGAACGTGCTCAAGGCCAACGGCGTCCAGAAGGGCGACCGCGTCACCATCTACCTGCCGATGATCCCCGAGGCCGCCTATGCGATGCTCGCCTGCGCGCGCATCGGCGCGGTCCATTCGGTGGTGTTCGGCGGCTTCTCGCCCGATTCGCTGGCGAGCCGCATCGAGGATTCCGATTCGAAGATCGTGATCACGGCCGATGAAGGCCTGCGCGGCGGCCGCGCCGTTCCGCTCAAGAAGAACGTCGACAGCGCCGACGGCAAGGTGAAAGGCGGTATCGGTACCGTCATCGTGGTCAAGCGCACCGGCGGCAACGTCGCAATGAAGCAGGGCCGCGACCTCTGGTATCACGAGGAGGCCGCGAAGGTCTCCGACGTTTGCCCGGCGGCCGAGATCAATGCGGAAGACCCGCTCTTCCTGCTCTACACATCGGGCTCGACCGGCAAGCCGAAGGGCGTGCTGCACACCACGGCCGGCTACCTCGTCTATACCGCCATCACCCACCAATACGTCTTCGACTACCATGACGGCGACATCTACTGGTGCACCGCCGATGTCGGCTGGGTGACCGGCCACAGCTACATTCTCTACGGACCGCTCGCCAACGGCGCGACGACGCTGATGTTCGAGGGCATCCCGACCTATCCGTCGATCTCCCGCTTCTGGGAGGTGATCGACAAGCACAAGGTCAACACCTTCTACACCGCGCCGACCGCGATCCGCTCCCTGATGGGCGCCGGCGAGGAGCCGGTGAAGAAGACCAGCCGGGCGTCGCTGCGCCTGCTCGGCTCGGTCGGCGAGCCGATCAACCCGGAAGCCTGGGAGTGGTACCACCGCGTCGTCGGCGACCGCCGCTGCCCGATCGTCGACACCTGGTGGCAGACCGAGACCGGCGGCATCCTGATCACGCCGCTGCCGGGCGCGACGAAGCTGAAGCCCGGCTCGGCCACCCGGCCCTTCTTCGGCGTCAAGCCGGAGATCGTCGATGCCGAAGGCAAGGCGCTGGAAGGCGCCTGCGAGGGCAACCTCGTGATCGCCGACAGCTGGCCCGGCCAGATGCGCACGGTCTATGGCGACCACCAGCGCTTCATGGACACCTATTTCGCGACCTATCCGAATAAATACTTCACCGGCGACGGCTGCCGGCGCGACGCGGACGGGTACTATTGGATCACCGGGCGCGTCGACGACGTCATCAACGTCTCAGGCCACCGCATGGGCACGGCCGAGGTCGAATCGGCACTGGTCGCGCATCCTTCCGTCTCGGAGGCTGCTGTCGTCGGCTATCCGCACGACATCAAGGGCCAGGGGATCTACGCCTATGTCACGCTGATGACTGGCGAGACGCCGAGCGAAGACCTGCGCAAGGAACTCGTCGCCTATGTCCGCAACGAGATCGGCCCGATCGCCTCGCCGGACCTGATCCAGTTCGCGCCCGGCCTGCCCAAGACCCGTTCCGGCAAGATCATGCGCCGCATCCTGCGCAAGATCGCCGAGGACGAGTTCGGCGCGCTCGGCGACACCTCGACCCTGGCCGATCCCGCCGTCGTCGACGACCTCATCGAGAACCGCCAGAACAAGCGCAAGGCAGGCTAG